The genomic DNA TAGTCCTGCCAGGCCGCGTCCTCGTCGTTCATCTGCTGCTCGAGCGCGGCCAGTTCGTCGCGCCGGGCCACCACCGCCGACTCCGCGCGGTAGACGCGGTCCATGGTGCGGGGGCAGTTGGGCTTGCCCGCGAGGCGATCCCTCGCGAGATCGCCCAGTTGGAAGATCAGATCGTTGTAGCTCTCCGCCTTGGCCATGCCCCCTGTTTTATGCCCAAGGCGAGCAGGCTGTCAGCTATCGGCCGGTGCGGCGGCGACCGAAGAGGCGCTGGCCTCTGCGGCGGCCTGGGCGGCCCCCTCGGCCAGGGCGAAGAGCTCCCGGGCACGATCCTGTTCCTCGGTGCGGTTGAGCTCGCAGACCCAGGCGCTGGACAGGTCCGCGTGTTGGCGGGCCAGTTCAGCGGTGGACTCATAGCGGGCCGCCGAGGCACGGGCGAAGGAGCCTTCCCTGCGCAGCTCCATCACCGTGTCGTCGTCGAGGGTAATCTCCTCGGGCGGCACCGGCAGCGGCCCCCGGCCGAGCGCCGCCAGACGTGCCAGCAACCGCGAGGCGTGTGCCCTGCAGAAAGCCGCCAGAACCATCAGCCGCGCCCGCCCGCGGCTATCTCCGAGCCTTTCGGCGAGCATCGTCATGCGACGCGCCGAAACCACCTCGGACTCCCATGCAGCTGCTAACGCCGCAGCCAAGCGGGTATGCCTTGCGCCCATCGGCCCTCCCCAGATCCTGCCCCCTATCCCGCGACGAAAGTAGGGACGGTTCCGCTGGGATTCAACCGATCTACCCCAGAGCGCGCTCCATCAACCAATAACCGCCGGTCGCGAGGATGAGGAGCGACAGACCGCGCACCGTCTGGAGGTGTACCGCGGGACGACGTTGCACCAGCCGCACCAGCGGCAGCAGCACGGCGATGACCGCCGCCTGGCCCAGCTCCACCCCCAGGTTGAAGCCGAACAGACCCGTCATCACCGAGTCGCCCAGGCCGTAGCCGCTCAGCACGTTGGCGAAGCCGAAGCCGTGCACCAGCCCGAAGAGGAACGTGAGGAGGGCCCGGTGGCGGTGCTCGCGCAGCAGCAGGTTCTCCAGCGCCACCCAGACGATGGACGCGGCGATGGCCGCCTCCACCCAGCGCGTGCGCGCATCGTCCAGGAGGATGAAGCCCAGCGCGGTGGCCCCCAGGGTGAGCGAGTGGGCCACGGTGAAGGCCGTCACCAGCAGCAGCACCCGCCGGAAGCTCCCTCCCACCAGCAGCAGCGCCAGCAGGAAGGTCAGGTGATCGATTCCCTCGAAGATGTGCGTGACGCCCAACACCACCCACTCGAGCAGCCCCGAGGGGCCCTCCCCCCGCGCTGGCTGTCCCGGTTCGGACACCACGAGTGTGGGCTGCTGGGCGTCCGCGAAGCGCTGCCCCTGCTCGCCCTGCATGAAGGAGCCGAGCACCACCCGGTAGTTGGAAGGCAGCAGGGACAGCAGGGAGAAGCGCTGGCGGAGCTGGCCGGCCGGACAGGAGAAGGTGGCGCCGAGCTCCACGAAGGACGCCCGCACCATGGCGGAGGCACCGGTGCGGGTACAGGGCCGGCCTCCAGCCGTCAGGGGAATGGCATCCCAGATGCCCACCGCCAGCGCCTGGGTGCGCGCGTCCAGATCCGCCTGGGAGAGCGCTCCGTCCCCGTCCGCGTCCACGGGAATGAGGAGGCCGAGCGTCTCCGCGGTGAGCGTGAGCCGCTCACGCACCTCGGGCCCGCCCGCCTCCGGACGCCAGAGCTGCGCATAGAGGATGTCCGCATCGTGAGCGCCCGCGCTCCCCGCCACCAGCAGGAGGGCGAGCGGAGCCACCAGTCGGGCCGTCCGCCACATGTCCGGGAGACTGCCCCCGGTCGACCGCCGCCGTCTACTCTTCGATCAATTGTAGGTGGATCTGCTGCCGGCCGCTCAAGCCCCCGTGCCGGGTCCCGCAGCGCGGGCAGTGGAGCGGGCCCTCCCAGTCCCAGAGGGCCTTCACCTCGTCTCCACAGCACAACAGGGGGATGACGCGCAGGTCATCCGTGTCCTGGGGCATGGGCCCCGGCAGCGCCTCCGGCTCCACGCTGACGAAGGTGGGTCGGGGGTTGAGCGACAGGGTGCGCGACACGTAGGCCAGCTGCTCGTAGCGCACGTGGTTGGCCCACGCGCGTGCCAGCGCCTCCACATGGTTCTGCTGCGCGGGGGTGAGCCACTCATCTCCTGGCGCCCGGTGGCCGCAGTACAGGCACCACCACTCCGGCACGTCATCGAAGCTCTCGTGCGCGTTCTCGAAAGGAAAGAGCGAGGCCAGCCGCCGCTGGAGGATGCTCGCGTCGTGCCGGCAGGGACGCGTCTTGAAGTCCCTGTGGCACTGCGGACACTCGCGCCGCACGAAGCCGCTCGCGTCCCGCGGCAGCTCCAGATGGATGATCGCGGGTGCCTTGCTCATGCCAACGCCCCTCGCCCCCGACGCGCCACCGCGAGGATGAGGGTCACCATCGAGAAGATCAGCAACAGGTGCACCCACCGGCCTTCCGTCGAACCGCTGATCAATCCCAGCACCCACAGCACGAACAGGATCGCACTCATCGTCCAGTACACGCCGCCCGCTCCTCTCCCTGGGTAGAGCCCCCGGGGACCGGGCGCAAAGCTGGGGTGTCAGACGCGACACGGCAAGCCCTCCGATCGCCTCCGGATCCCTCCTTTCGACAGCCTCACAGTGAGCAGACGTCTACCCATGTCTGTCTTTTTTTCCGGCTGGCCCATGCCCTCCCACCGCGGCCGGCTCGTGATTCCAGGGGTTTGCCTTCATGGCACGGTGACTGCTTCGGCGGACGTCGGCCACACGGGGCGCGCGGCTCGCTCGGCGGGCGCGGGGAGGGCGTGAATGAGAGGGTGGACGGTGGCGATGGTGGCGGTGGGGATGCTGGTGGGGACGGGCGCGCGAGCTTTCCAGCCCTACATCCCGGGGGAGAACAGTCCCGAGATGGCGGAGCTGAAGATGAAGCTGGCCGAGCGGGAGGCCCACCTGGCGCGGTTGGAGGAGGAGGCGGCCCTCTACGCGGAGGCCGAGGCGCTGGGCGTGGTGGCGGCGGTGCAGGCCTCGCGCCTCCCGGAGCGGCAGCAGCGCCGGCTGGCGATGGCGATCGTCCGCGAGGCCAGGCGCAACGGGGTGGACCCCATGCTGGTGGTGGCGGTCATCCGCTGTGAGAGCTCCTTCAACAACTACGCGGTGTCCCACGTGGGCGCGATGGGACTGATGCAGGTGATGCCGGACACGGGCACCTATCTGGCGGATCGGGCGGGCTTCAAGCTGCAGCGCCACACCAATCTGTTCGATTCGGAACTGAACGTGGAGCTGGGGACGGCCTATCTGGCGGATCTCATCCAGCGCTTCGGCTCTCCGGAGCGGGCGCTGGTGGCGTACAATGCCGGGCCGGGGCTGGCGAAGAAGATCCTCGCCAAGCGGGACGTGCGTGATCGCTTCATGCAGGGCTATCCCGCCAAGGTGATGCGCGAGTTCCGCCGCCTGAAAGCCCAGCAGGCACGCGAGCTCACCCGGCTGGAAGAACAGAAGAAAACATCCGGTGGACCGGGTTGATGGCTGGCCAACAAATTGCGAGCCCGGTGCCAGACAATCACGCCGTTTTTTCAGGGGTGTGACTGCCTTTCTAGAAAATTCGGCTGCACTCTACGTCGCCGGTTGTTGTGCGCCGGGGTGGGTGGTTCCACTCCGGACCGGGCGTACCCGACATGCCCGGCTCCAATGGACGCATGCGGCTTCTAGGAGAGAGACGAAACCATGGTGGGGCTGGAAATTCATCGAGAAGAGCATGCTGGTCGGTTGACCCTGCGGCTCATGGGCACTCTGGATGGCCGCACCGCGATGCAACTGCGCAGCTCCCTCGAGGAGCTGGGAGCGCGGGAAGTCGTGGTCGACTTCACGCACCTGCGGGAGTTCAGGGACTCGGCGGTGGGTGTGCTCACCCACGGGCTGAGCGAGCGCAAGGTCCAGTTCCGGGGTCTTGCCGGACATCACGAGCGGATGTTCCGCTACTTCGGGCTGACCACCGGCAACGTCGCGCCTCCGCGCGCGTACTACACGCCGGAAGAAGTGCTCGCCTGAGTCATCGGGCGAGGGAAAAGCAGATCAGCTGGCGCGGAGTTCCTCCGTGGGATAGCGGCCTCCCACTCAAGGGAGGGACGCCAGCGTGCGCCCCAGGGAGCAAGAATAGGGAGTGATTCGAGGAGACACCTTTGACTCCCTCGTCGCCCCCAGATCCTCCCATAGCTCCCCTGGGGCCATCCGCCTTTGACTTGGACGGTCCGTATCCTGTCGGACTGGACATCGGGCTGTATGAGCAGCTGCCAGAGTCCATTGGCATCTACACCCGGGACGGGAGGTTCGTGTACCTCAATCCCGCGGCGGGGCAGTTGCTTCGCAGGCCCTCGAAGGAGCTGCTCGGCCGGAGATTCTGGGAGGAATTTCCCAGCGTGGTGGGCACCCCGTTCCACCAGGCCTTCCACCGGGTGGCCCGGACAGGCCAGAGCGAGCAGTTCGACACCCATTACACCTTCGCCGATTGGGATCGCTGGTTCACCCACCGCCTCTACGCGAGCGGCGAGCTCATCTACGGCGTCTCGGTCGACATCACCGGGCGCAAGCGCGACGAGGCCCGGCGGCTTCAGCTCGCGCGGGAGGTGGAGGCCGCCAGGGCCGAGACGGAAGCCGAACGCCGCCGCCTCCAGCAGCTCTTCACCGAGGCCCCGGCCGGCATTGCCCTGCTCCAGGGCCCGGAGCACGTCTACATCCTCTCCAATCCCCTCAACTCCGAGCTGATCGGCAACAGGCCGGTGCTGGGCAAGCCCGTCCGGGAGGTCCTCCCCAAGGCGGAGGAGCAGGGCTTCATCACCATCCTGGATCGCGTCTACACCACGGGCGAGACCTATGTCGCCCAGGAGGGGTTGACGCTGCTGCCACAGCCGGACGGCTCCCTGAGGACGTTGTATCTCACCCTCATCGTCCAACCGACGCACGACGCCACCGGAGCGATCGATGGCACCGCGGTCTTCATCTTCGATGTGACGGACCAGGTGCTGGCGCACAAGAACCTGGAGGTGCTGGCGGAGCAGTTGCGCCACGGCGAGGAGCGGCTCCGCACCCTGGTGGAGGCCAGCTCCAGCATCCTCTGGTCGGTCGATGCGCACGGAAGAATCGTGGAGGACTCGCCCTCGTGGCGGGCCTACACGGGCCAGACGCGCGAGCAGTGGCTCAGCCCCGGAGGCTGGTTGGAGGCCGTCCATCCCGAGGACCGCCCCAGGACGGCCGAGGTCTGGAACAGGGCCGTCACCCAGAAGACCGACTACGAAGTCGAGTTCCGGCTGTACCGCCACCAGGACCGCACCTGGCGCTACGTCCTGTCGCGGGCCGTCCTCCTCCGCCATCCGGATGGCAGCCCCCGGGAGTGGTTCGGTGCCATCACCGACATCCACCACCGCAAGCAGGGCGAGCTCCAGCTCCAGCAATCCATCCGCATGCGCGATGAGTTCCTCTCCGTGGCCAGCCACGAGCTGCGCACGCCACTGACCCCGCTCAACCTCCTGCTCCACGGCCTCCAACGGGCGGCCAGCTCCCAGCCCGACACGCCCTTCACCCGGCTCGTCCACCACAACGCCGAGACCGGGCGACGACAGATCCAACGGCTGGTGCGGCTGGTGGAGGACCTGCTCGACGTGTCCCGGATCGTCGAGGGCCGGCTCCAGCCGAGGCTCGAGGAGGTGGATCTGGTGAGCATCGCCCGGGAGGCGGTGGGCCGGATCGAGCCCCAGGCGGCGGCGGCGGGCTGCGCCCTGGAGGTACACGCCCCCGGGCCGGTGGTGGGCCAATGGGACCGGCTGCGCCTGGAGCAGGTGCTGGTGAACCTCGTGGAGAACGCGCTCAAGTACGGCCCCGGCAAGCCCGTGCGCGTGCGCGTCGAGGCCCACGAGGACCGGGCGGTGCTCAGCGTGAGGGACGAGGGCATCGGCATCCCCCCCGAGCACCAGGCCCGCGTCTTCGAGCGCTTCGAGCGGGCCGTGTCGGATCGTCACTACGGAGGACTGGGGCTCGGGCTCTACATCAGCTGCCAGATCGTCCGGGCCCATGGGGGGAACATCCGCGTGGACAGCACCCCCGGGGTGGAGACCACGTTCACGGTGGAGCTCCCGCTCGCCCCCCGAGCAGGCTGAGATCCACCACGAGTGAATCCCCGTTTATCGTACAAGCACGAGACCCGGGGGGTTCTGGTGCGGCACGGCTGGGGTAGAGTGCGGCCCCAGATGAACTCCCCTGCCCGAGCCGTCAGTCCCCTCCCCTCGCCCACGACCGCGCGAGCCACCCTGGAGCGCGTGGCCGCGAATCTCTCCCTGGCGGTGCAGGGAAAGGACAAGGAGGTCCGCCTCGCCGTCACCTGCGTGGCCGCGGGCGGACACCTCCTGCTGGAGGACGTCCCCGGGGTGGGCAAGACGACGCTGGTGGAAGCCATCGCGCGCTCGTTCGCCCTCTCCTTCTCCCGCGTCCAGTTCACCGCGGACCTAATGCCCGCCGACATCCTCGGTGCCCAGGTCTTTCACGCCCAGAGCGCCACCTTCAACTTCCGCCCGGGCCCGATCTTCCGCCAGCTGGTGCTGGCCGATGAGCTCAACCGCGCCCCGCCACGCACCCAGTCCGCGCTGCTGGAGGCCATGGCCCAGGGCCAGGTGTCCCTCGACGGCGCCACCCATGTGCTGCCCCGCCCCTTCACCGTGGTGGCCACGCAGAACCCGGTGGACTTCTCCGGCACCTACCCGCTGCCGGACTCGCAGCTGGACCGCTTCCTCATGCGCCTGTCGCTGGGCCATCCCGCTCCCGAGGTGGAGGCCCGCCTCCTCACCACGCGCGACACCAGCTCGCCCGTGGAGGCGCTCCAGGCCGTCACCTCCCCCGAGGAGCTGGCCGAGCTGCGCATGCAGGTGGCCGCGCAGCGCCTGGACGACACGGTGGCCGAGTACGTGGTGCGGCTGGCCCAGGCCACGCGCTCGCACGGAGACATCGAGCGCGGCGCGTCCACCCGCGCGGTGCTCGCGCTGGGCATGGCCGCCCGCGCCCATGCCCTCTGGGAGGCACGGGACTTCGTGACGCCCGGGGACGTGCGGGCGGTGATGGGGCCGTGTCTGGCCCACCGGCTCCTGCTGCGCAGCGCCAACCAGGGCGCCTACACCCGCGACGAGGCGACGCACCTCCTCGAGGAGGTCTCCCGGAAGGTCCCGGCGCCCCGGTGAGCACCCCACCCCGCTCGTGGTGGCGCCGCCTGCGCGCCGCGCTCCGCCCCCCGCGCACCCTCAAGGTGACGCGCATGGGACGCACCTACCTCGTGGTGACGTTCGGCGTGGGCCTGGGCGCGCTCAACACCGGCAACAACCTCCTCTACCTGGTGCTGGGGTTGTTGCTGAGCGTCATCATCCTCTCCGGCGTGCTGTCCGAGCGCTGTCTGAAGGATCTGTCGGTGCGGCGCATCGGCACGGAGGGCGCCTTCGCGGGCGAGCCCTTCGCCTTCCGCTGGGGCATCACCCGCAAGCGGGGGCATGCCTTCGCCCTCACCCTGTCCGAGGTGGACTCGCCCCTCACCGGAGAGGGCGGCGTGGGGTACCTGCCCGCGGGCGCGGAGCACGTGGTGCGGGCCGATCTCACCGCGCCCCGGCGAGGCCCGGTGAAGCTGTCGGGCGTGCGCGTCACCACCACCTGGCCGCTGGGCCTCTTCGCCAAGACGCGCGTCTTCGCGTTGGAGGGCACCCTGCTCGTCTACCCGCGGCGAGGCTTCGCCTGTGAGGATCCACTGGACGCGGCCGTGGGGCACGTGGGCGAGGCCAACAACCCGCGCCGGATGGACGGCACCGGGGACATGGCGGGCCTGAAGGAGCTGGGCGAGCACGAGGACGCCCGGCGCGTGCACTGGATGAAGAGCGCCTCGGCGGGGAAGCTCCTGAAGGTGGAGCGCGAGCGCGAGGAGCGGCGCACCTTCATCCTCGACGTGAAGACGGGGCTGGCGGGGGACGTGCTGGAGCGGCGCTGCGAGGAGGTGGCGGCGCAGGCGCACCGGCTGCTCGAGGCCGGCCACGAGGTGGGGCTGGAGCTGCCAGGCACCCGGCTGCGTCCGGGCGCGGGTAGCGGCCAGGAGCGAGGCATCCTCCGGGCGCTGGCCTGGCTGGGCTTCGAGGAGCAACGGGAGGAGGCGGCATGACACGGCCGAACCGGCTGCGGCTCATCCTGCGAGACCTGGGCACGGGGGCCGCCTTCGCCTCCATGGCCGTATCCGGCCAGCTGCCCATCTGGGCCCTGGGGCTCTTCGCGGTGGCGCTGGTGGTGGCGCTGACGGGACGGCGTCCCTTCTCTCGCCTGCCCCGGCTGACGGCGGTGTTGCTGGTGCCGTTGGCGGGCGCGCTCTACCTGGCGGTGGCCTCGGGACGGATGGACCTGGTGGTGGCGGCCTGCTCCTTCGCGGGCCTGGTGGCCGGCCAGCGGCTGTTGTCGGAGACGAGCCCCTCCACGGACGGTCAGGTACTGCTGGCCGGACTGCTGATGGTGGCGGGCGGCGCGGCGCTCTCCGGCGAGCTGTTCTTCGCCGTGTGCCTCATGGCCTTCGCGGTGCTGGCGAGCCTGTCGCTGGGGCTGGCGGTGGTGGAGGCGGCGGTACCCGTGGGCGAGCCGGTGCCGGTGCGCGAGGTGATGCGCCCGCTCGCGAAGGGCACCCTCTTCGCGCTGCTGGGCGCGGTGGCCTTCTTCATCCTCTTTCCGCGCCTCAACTGGAACGTGGGGGCCCGCCGGGCGTCGCCGGGGCTGGGCACGGCCACCAGCGGATTCTCCGACACGGTGCGCCTGGGCGGCTCGGGGACGCTCAAGAGCAACCCCCGCGTGGTGCTGCGCGCGACGCTGGCGCCGGATCCGGGCACCGAGCAGCTCGGCGCCTACTGGCTGGGCCGCACCTACGACACCTTCGATGGCCAGGAGTGGTCGACGATCGGCGCGCCCAAGAAGCGCAGCCGCACGCGCGTGACGCTGCGACCGGGTGCCGACAAGCAGGTGTACCAGAAGGTCGAGCTGCTGCCCGCCTACGGCAGCCGCACGCTGATCGCCCTGGAGACGCCCTCGAAGCTGGGCAACGCGCTGGTGCACACGTCCACGGGCACCCGGCGCACCCAATTGCAGGAGCTGGGCGGGGACGAGCTGCGCTTCGTGGTGGAGGGGCTGGGCTACTCCTACGAGGTGTACAGCGTGCCGCCCGGGACGGACACGGATCCGGGCAAGCTGGAGCAGCTGGAGCATGATCAGCTCCTGGCCCTGCCGGACAACCTGGATCCGCGCGTCACGGAGCTGGCCAGGCAGGTGCTCGGCGACGAGAAGGATCCGCTGACGGCGGCCAACAAGCTGTCGAGCTGGTTGCAGCGCGAGTACACGTACACGCTGGAGCTGGGCGGGGACGTGACGGATCCGCTGACGGAGTTCCTCTTCGCGCGCAAGGCGGGCCACTGCGAGCACTTCGCCACGGCGCTCACGCTGCTGCTGCGCAGCCAGGGGTTCCAGGCGCGGCTGGCCACGGGCTTCTTCGGCGGGGAGCGGATCGGAGACGAGTACATCCTGCGCGCGGGAGACGCCCACGCGTGGACGCACGTGCTGGTGCCCGGGAGAGGCTTCGTCACGGTGGACGCGACCCCCCCGGCGTTCCGCGCCAACCAGTCGCTGGAGCTGCTGGAGTCGCTCGTGTCGATCTACGAGGCCATCGAGTCGGCGTGGCGCTCGTCGGTGGTCGACTACTCGTTCCGCGACCAGATGAACTTCGTGAGGGATCTGACGCGTCCGCCGCGAGCGCCGGGAGACAAGAAGCGGCTCGATCTGCCTCCGATGCGCGCCTGGGTGACGGCGGTGCTGGTGGGAGTGGCCGTGTACCAGGCGTGGAGGTACCTGTCGCGGCGCAAGCCGCGGACGAAGGCGCTCGAGGCGACACGCTTCGTGGACGCGGTGGAGCGGCAGCTGGCGGCGGTGGGAGTGAAGCCGCGAGACGGAGAGACGCTCGAGGACGTCTCGGCGAGACTGACCCGGGAGGCGCACCCGCTGGCGCCGGCGGTGTCACCGCTGACGAGGCGCTACCTGGAGGCGCGTTTCGGGCAGAGGGCCCTCCAACCCGGAGAGTCCGCGCAGCTGTTGAAAGGCTTGAAACTGGCCATCGCGGCCCTGCCGCCGGAAGAGAAGCACCAGCAGAAGGCCCGGGCCTGAATCCCGCCCTTCCCTCCCTCTCCCTCTGGGAGAGGGTCGGGGTGAGGGTATAGGGACCCCGAATCCATCCCCTGCGCGCGTCCCACGGAGCCCCTGCTCCCCCGCCCGGTCTCCGAGTGGGCGGAACCGCGCACTGGGCTGAGGATGCGCAACCTCTTTATTACCGGTTGGGACGAAGGGGGAACGACCTCCCTTCGCATCCACGTCCCGGTGGGAAAGCCGGGAACGAAACCAGGAGGCCATTTGAGGACAGAGGAGCAGCAATTTCAGCCTCAGTCGCCCGGTCCAGCCGATCCATCCCTGTAACTCCTACGGACTTCCGTCCACCGTTGTGCGGTCGCATCGGCCAAGTATGCGTTGCGACTGGTGAAATCCCGCGTGGAGCCCTGGCACACCCGTTGCTCTAGGCACCCTCCATCAAGTTGTCACGCGGACCCAAACCTCTTCTCACCGGCCCCCTCGGGGCCCTCTCGGGAGAAACCATGCAGCTCTCTACTGAGCAGTCGTCCAACTCGGGCTCGCTCGCGATGTACCTCTCGGAGATCAACCAGTACGCGCTGCTCACGGTGGAGGAGGAGCAGGCCCTGGCGCGCCGCTTCATCAAGGGCGATCTGGCCGCGGGCCACCGGCTGGTGACGAGCAACCTGCGCTTCGTGGTGAAGGTGGCGTACGAGTACCGCTCCTACGGCATCAAGATGTCCGACCTCATCCAGGAGGGGAACATCGGCCTGATGAAGGCGGTGCAGAAGTTCGATCCGGACAAGGGCATCCGGCTGATCTCCTACGCGGTGTGGTGGATCCGCGCGTACATCCAGAACTACATCCTGAAGAGCTGGTCGCTGGTGAAGCTCGGGACGACGCAGGCGCAGCGCAAGCTGTTCTTCAGCCTGGCGCGGACGCGGCGCGAGCTGGAGAAGTTCGGGGCGGGCGACGGTGCGGTGGTGAACGTGGATGAGATCGCCAAGCGGCTGCACGTGAAGCCCGGCGAGGTGCGCGAGATGGAGCAGCGCATGGGCGGGCGCGACCTGTCGCTGGACGCGCCGATGGGCGAGGACGGTGGCAACAGCCACGTGGACTTCGTGGTGAGCGCGAGCGCGCCGCAGGATGACGAGTTCGCGGACAAGGAGGAGGCGGGCCTGATCAACGCGCGGGTGCGCACGGCGCTGATGCGGCTGGATCCGCGCGAGCGCTTCATCATCGAGCAGCGCGTGATGAACGAGCGCCCGATGACGCTCAAGGAGCTGGGCGAGCACTTCGGCTTCTCGCGTGAGCGCGCCCGCCAGCTGGAGATCCGCGCGAAGGACAAGCTCAAGGCCGAGCTGGCCGCGCTGATGGCCGAGGTGGATCCGGACACCACCGCGTCCATGCAGTAGGCCGGACGAAGAGTCTCCTGGGGAGAGGTATGGGGGAAGTAGGCGAGGCGCCGCCACTCCGATGAGGGGTGGCGGCGTTTCGTCTTTCCTGGGCCGTACACCGCGTGACGGGCGCCGCTCCACGGGCTGGCGCCATCTGCTACAAGGGCCGCTTTCCCGCTGTGAGGAGAGCCCCCGTGTCACACGGCCCACCGATCTCCGAGGACCGCGTCCCCGTCGCCCAGGCCTCCGCTCCCGCCGTCCACCAGCCCTACATCCCGGCCACCGAGTCCCGTCCGGAGCTGACGGCACGCGGGCTGGTGCTGGGCTCGGTGCTGGGCATCGTCTTCGGAGCGTCGTCGGTGTACCTGGCGGTGAAGGTGGGGCTGACGGTGTCCGCCTCCATTCCGATTGCGGTGCTGTCCATCGCCTTCTTCCGGGCGCTGGGCAACTCCAGCGTGCTGGAGAACACCATCGTCCAGACGGTGGGCTCGGCCGGCGAGTCGCTCGCCTTCGGAATAGCGGCGGCCATCCCAGCGCTGCTGCTGCTGGGCTACGACATCGACCTGATGCACTGCTTCCTGGTGGCGTCACTCGGCGGAGTGCTGGGCGTGCTGATGATGATTCCCCTGCGCGAGGGCCTCATCGTCCAGGAGCACGGCAAGCTCTCCTACCCCGAGGGCACGGCGGCGGCGGACGTGCTGGTGGCCGGTGAGGAGGGCGGGACGAACGCGCGCACGGTCATCCTGGGCTTCGCGGTGGGAAGCCTCTACAAGTTCGCCTACGCGGGCCTGCACCTCTTCAAGGAGGTGGTGGGCGTGGCGCTGAACTGGGTGGAGACCACGGCGGCCGGGGTGGCGCGGCGGGCGGGGTACGCGG from Archangium lipolyticum includes the following:
- a CDS encoding HupE/UreJ family protein, which encodes MWRTARLVAPLALLLVAGSAGAHDADILYAQLWRPEAGGPEVRERLTLTAETLGLLIPVDADGDGALSQADLDARTQALAVGIWDAIPLTAGGRPCTRTGASAMVRASFVELGATFSCPAGQLRQRFSLLSLLPSNYRVVLGSFMQGEQGQRFADAQQPTLVVSEPGQPARGEGPSGLLEWVVLGVTHIFEGIDHLTFLLALLLVGGSFRRVLLLVTAFTVAHSLTLGATALGFILLDDARTRWVEAAIAASIVWVALENLLLREHRHRALLTFLFGLVHGFGFANVLSGYGLGDSVMTGLFGFNLGVELGQAAVIAVLLPLVRLVQRRPAVHLQTVRGLSLLILATGGYWLMERALG
- a CDS encoding lytic transglycosylase domain-containing protein; this translates as MRGWTVAMVAVGMLVGTGARAFQPYIPGENSPEMAELKMKLAEREAHLARLEEEAALYAEAEALGVVAAVQASRLPERQQRRLAMAIVREARRNGVDPMLVVAVIRCESSFNNYAVSHVGAMGLMQVMPDTGTYLADRAGFKLQRHTNLFDSELNVELGTAYLADLIQRFGSPERALVAYNAGPGLAKKILAKRDVRDRFMQGYPAKVMREFRRLKAQQARELTRLEEQKKTSGGPG
- a CDS encoding lmo0937 family membrane protein translates to MYWTMSAILFVLWVLGLISGSTEGRWVHLLLIFSMVTLILAVARRGRGALA
- a CDS encoding AAA family ATPase, giving the protein MNSPARAVSPLPSPTTARATLERVAANLSLAVQGKDKEVRLAVTCVAAGGHLLLEDVPGVGKTTLVEAIARSFALSFSRVQFTADLMPADILGAQVFHAQSATFNFRPGPIFRQLVLADELNRAPPRTQSALLEAMAQGQVSLDGATHVLPRPFTVVATQNPVDFSGTYPLPDSQLDRFLMRLSLGHPAPEVEARLLTTRDTSSPVEALQAVTSPEELAELRMQVAAQRLDDTVAEYVVRLAQATRSHGDIERGASTRAVLALGMAARAHALWEARDFVTPGDVRAVMGPCLAHRLLLRSANQGAYTRDEATHLLEEVSRKVPAPR
- a CDS encoding sensor histidine kinase → MDGPYPVGLDIGLYEQLPESIGIYTRDGRFVYLNPAAGQLLRRPSKELLGRRFWEEFPSVVGTPFHQAFHRVARTGQSEQFDTHYTFADWDRWFTHRLYASGELIYGVSVDITGRKRDEARRLQLAREVEAARAETEAERRRLQQLFTEAPAGIALLQGPEHVYILSNPLNSELIGNRPVLGKPVREVLPKAEEQGFITILDRVYTTGETYVAQEGLTLLPQPDGSLRTLYLTLIVQPTHDATGAIDGTAVFIFDVTDQVLAHKNLEVLAEQLRHGEERLRTLVEASSSILWSVDAHGRIVEDSPSWRAYTGQTREQWLSPGGWLEAVHPEDRPRTAEVWNRAVTQKTDYEVEFRLYRHQDRTWRYVLSRAVLLRHPDGSPREWFGAITDIHHRKQGELQLQQSIRMRDEFLSVASHELRTPLTPLNLLLHGLQRAASSQPDTPFTRLVHHNAETGRRQIQRLVRLVEDLLDVSRIVEGRLQPRLEEVDLVSIAREAVGRIEPQAAAAGCALEVHAPGPVVGQWDRLRLEQVLVNLVENALKYGPGKPVRVRVEAHEDRAVLSVRDEGIGIPPEHQARVFERFERAVSDRHYGGLGLGLYISCQIVRAHGGNIRVDSTPGVETTFTVELPLAPRAG
- a CDS encoding RNA polymerase factor sigma-32, which translates into the protein MQLSTEQSSNSGSLAMYLSEINQYALLTVEEEQALARRFIKGDLAAGHRLVTSNLRFVVKVAYEYRSYGIKMSDLIQEGNIGLMKAVQKFDPDKGIRLISYAVWWIRAYIQNYILKSWSLVKLGTTQAQRKLFFSLARTRRELEKFGAGDGAVVNVDEIAKRLHVKPGEVREMEQRMGGRDLSLDAPMGEDGGNSHVDFVVSASAPQDDEFADKEEAGLINARVRTALMRLDPRERFIIEQRVMNERPMTLKELGEHFGFSRERARQLEIRAKDKLKAELAALMAEVDPDTTASMQ
- a CDS encoding STAS domain-containing protein, giving the protein MTLRLMGTLDGRTAMQLRSSLEELGAREVVVDFTHLREFRDSAVGVLTHGLSERKVQFRGLAGHHERMFRYFGLTTGNVAPPRAYYTPEEVLA
- a CDS encoding DUF58 domain-containing protein, which produces MGRTYLVVTFGVGLGALNTGNNLLYLVLGLLLSVIILSGVLSERCLKDLSVRRIGTEGAFAGEPFAFRWGITRKRGHAFALTLSEVDSPLTGEGGVGYLPAGAEHVVRADLTAPRRGPVKLSGVRVTTTWPLGLFAKTRVFALEGTLLVYPRRGFACEDPLDAAVGHVGEANNPRRMDGTGDMAGLKELGEHEDARRVHWMKSASAGKLLKVEREREERRTFILDVKTGLAGDVLERRCEEVAAQAHRLLEAGHEVGLELPGTRLRPGAGSGQERGILRALAWLGFEEQREEAA
- a CDS encoding transglutaminase TgpA family protein, which encodes MTRPNRLRLILRDLGTGAAFASMAVSGQLPIWALGLFAVALVVALTGRRPFSRLPRLTAVLLVPLAGALYLAVASGRMDLVVAACSFAGLVAGQRLLSETSPSTDGQVLLAGLLMVAGGAALSGELFFAVCLMAFAVLASLSLGLAVVEAAVPVGEPVPVREVMRPLAKGTLFALLGAVAFFILFPRLNWNVGARRASPGLGTATSGFSDTVRLGGSGTLKSNPRVVLRATLAPDPGTEQLGAYWLGRTYDTFDGQEWSTIGAPKKRSRTRVTLRPGADKQVYQKVELLPAYGSRTLIALETPSKLGNALVHTSTGTRRTQLQELGGDELRFVVEGLGYSYEVYSVPPGTDTDPGKLEQLEHDQLLALPDNLDPRVTELARQVLGDEKDPLTAANKLSSWLQREYTYTLELGGDVTDPLTEFLFARKAGHCEHFATALTLLLRSQGFQARLATGFFGGERIGDEYILRAGDAHAWTHVLVPGRGFVTVDATPPAFRANQSLELLESLVSIYEAIESAWRSSVVDYSFRDQMNFVRDLTRPPRAPGDKKRLDLPPMRAWVTAVLVGVAVYQAWRYLSRRKPRTKALEATRFVDAVERQLAAVGVKPRDGETLEDVSARLTREAHPLAPAVSPLTRRYLEARFGQRALQPGESAQLLKGLKLAIAALPPEEKHQQKARA